Proteins co-encoded in one Aspergillus flavus chromosome 2, complete sequence genomic window:
- a CDS encoding putative sister chromatid separation protein, translated as MADDLDYLSPDFDLNSLTVPRLRSILVSHDIPYPASAKKAQLIRILEDEVLPQARRLLRDRERVRRTSDGITDMGSRATSVVSDFNDRREDDSRDSMPPPPTPSTVSTVTGGRRGRSRMSTRASTADVDDRNIPATPSTISRRIAPRSESKRLRASENQYYHDTPTTPVAADTVTPRKSTARKLRRSEMTPSTEPEPMSRLIKEEPKEESVFTYDNPFQSGSSPAPWSEKKRKSGSLLPMESPALDQGLRARKSDAFIKQEDGATVSRRSSFQFPVSKLKSPRKQLESMSDDDESELSAGEEFTPEEQLALEREQADLWYPSAPNQQQMQGSTSRAAPWVIILLLLAGFGVWWRKEKIEIGFCGIGKPTWSLAETRIPEWANVLEPQCEPCPAHAFCYPNFEALCENDFILKAHPLSLGGLVPLPPTCEPDSEKARRVKAVADKAVEELRDRRAKWECGELAIDGQGVEGPEISEPDLKQEVGRKRRKGMSDTEFDDLWKGALGEILGREEVITQTKTPSSVVTLTSTSISRLPLTCAFRRYVRLSLLAYRLPLSVLTICACAVMYARSRVLSRRSDMARVPELVATTLDRLATQAALHARGEAREPYIPIGQLRDDVLRSELRGSRREELWRRVRSVVEGNANIRAAVREGRGGDVARVWEWIGGIGSVRGDIEGSATRPRDSSNLHLSASPHEQSRQSMDSHAHSPDSAQPRRWDEGRPIY; from the exons ATGGCGGATGACCTGGACTATCTTTCGCCTGATTTCGACCTTAATTCTCTCACAGTGCCACGCCTACGGTCCATTCTAGTCAGCCATGATATTCCATACCCGGCTTCTGCGAAGAAGGCGCAGCTCATACGGATTCTGGAGGATGAAGTTCTACCTCAGGCGAGGAGATTACTGCGGGACCGAGAGCGAGTGAGGCGAACGAGTGACGGGATTACAGATATGGGAAGTCGCGCGACATCGGTAGTTAGTGATTTCAATGACCGACGAGAGGACGATAGTAGAGATTCTATGCCGCCCCCACCAACACCTTCGACGGTCTCAACGGTAACTGGGGGAAGGCGAGGACGATCGAGGATGAGTACGCGAGCCTCGACCGCCGACGTTGATGATAGAAACATTCCTGCCACGCCGTCCACAATTTCTAGACGTATAGCACCGAGATCAGAGTCGAAGCGCCTTCGCGCATCCgaaaatcaatattatcATGACACCCCTACAACACCAGTCGCCGCAGACACCGTTACTCCCCGGAAATCAACTGCCCGAAAACTACGGAGAAGCGAGATGACACCATCGACTGAGCCAGAGCCTATGTCACGGTTAATAAAAGAAGAGCCTAAGGAAGAGAGCGTCTTTACGTATGACAACCCATTTCAAAGTGGCAGTTCTCCTGCTCCGTGGTCCGAGAAAAAGCGAAAGAGTGGATCGCTACTACCGATGGAGAGCCCTGCTTTGGACCAGGGTCTGCGGGCTAGAAAGTCTGACGCGTTCATTAAACAAGAAGATGGTGCTACTGTATCCAGGCGATCTTCCTTCCAATTCCCCGTCTCGAAGTTGAAATCACCCCGTAAGCAACTTGAATCCATGTCGGACGATGACGAGAGTGAGCTCAGTGCTGGCGAAGAATTCACACCGGAAGAACAGCTTGCACTAGAAAGGGAGCAGGCGGACTTGTGGTACCCTTCTGCTCCGAACCAACAACAAATGCAAGGCTCAACGAGTCGCGCGGCTCCTTGGGTTATTATATTACTGCTGCTTGCTGGATTTGGTGTTTGGTGGCGAAAAGAGAAGATTGAGATTGGATTTTGCGGCATTGGAAAGCCTACTTGGTCATTGGCCGAGACTCGGATTCCTGAGTGGGCAAATGTCTTGGAACCTCAATGCGAACCCTGTCCTGCCCATGCATTCTGTTATCCCAATTTCGAGGCACTCTGCGAGAACGACTTTATTCTGAAGGCGCATCCTCTGTCTCTGGGAGGCTTAGTTCCCCTGCCTCCGACTTGCGAGCCTGACAGTGAGAAAGCGCGGCGCGTCAAAGCTGTTGCTGATAAAGCTGTGGAGGAGCTGCGTGACAGAAGAGCCAAATGGGAATGCGGGGAACTCGCAATTGACGGGCAAGGAGTAGAGGGGCCAGAGATCAGTGAACCAGATTTGAAGCAGGAGGTGGGAAGAAAACGTCGGAAAGGAATGAGTGATACCGAGTTCGATGATCTATGGAAGGGGGCCTTAGGTGAAATCCTCGGCAGGGAAGAGGTTATTACCCAAACGAAGAC ACCATCTTCTGTCGTCACCCTCACCTCGACATCAATTAGTCGGCTCCCCCTTACGTGCGCCTTCCGCCGCTACGTCCGACTCTCTCTCCTCGCGTATCGACTCCCTCTTTCAGTTTTAACCATCTGTGCATGCGCCGTGATGTATGCACGCTCGAGAGTCCTTTCTCGCCGGTCTGATATGGCACGAGTCCCGGAACTAGTAGCCACCACGCTCGATCGCCTTGCGACACAAGCCGCTTTGCATGCCCGTGGCGAAGCCCGTGAACCTTATATTCCAATTGGACAACTGCGCGACGACGTCCTTCGATCCGAATTGCGTGGCAGTCGACGTGAAGAACTATGGCGACGGGTTCGCAGTGTCGTTGAAGGGAATGCCAACATTCGAGCTGCCGTGCGAGAGGGTCGTGGTGGTGACGTTGCTCGCGTGTGGGAATGGATTGGCGGCATCGGCAGTGTTCGTGGAGACATTGAAGGATCCGCGACACGGCCGCGCGACAGCAGCAACCTGCATTTGTCGGCCTCACCTCATGAGCAAAGCCGTCAGTCGATGGACAGCCACGCCCATTCTCCAGATTCAGCACAGCCTCGTCGATGGGACGAAGGCAGGCCTATCTACTGA
- a CDS encoding fungal-specific transcription factor domain-containing protein has product MATSLIRADAQPSLGNAYHARATGLGPSGSFHPGQKRKASESSLTPKPSNARQKITRACDHCKEKKTRCTGTLPCMRCTRLSLPCEYNAAYSRGLPPEPLPAPPSVAADYANQDHVLSPTYTNRSFSSQRSRRSYSRGAAGSRQQPKNGAEVSGRNSPDPVVTDFEGNYLGPASGVSFLNRVWRRLHQDEIEAVPGDLQKESSSKSTSVFMFGDRPYSDDREAGFTLPSIERARELVEIYFDFSMVTYRFLHRGTVEGWLKQVYESNISSLNPPTGPMVARTAILLIIFAVSSLHEELKPENDIDVWNGSERWYAASKYLLSLESGPPRLESVQARLGQCLYLLSSSRANECWYAFGTALQLVTALGLHRRYPAKSSKNGNTYLDREIRKRIFWSTYTLDKYLSVMFGRPRLIHEEDHDQELPDEVNDEDMSQDDARRRTGSPDCMMIASVLHYRLGRILGEVSRQLYTINPRSREPPLEVAVRLTSELEEWKRAAPPLFNSVRATSLIPPLCRQSQVLQLAYSHSIIHATRLFLLNDFTDLSRRPPVSHSTVTNHVHKCIGAAEDVMRIVDTLGKQGVLIRSFWFTHYVCFCAITVVYIYTIQQCQLSSYPDASRSMEDKTYLCSLFNLAEACQQHLAEATRKNCPSRRYSIILGELRLEARRQTGSYLRSDAPANTSQPLATTVIQGQASMVQKTANQADIPQPLPSASRSANNPETFAPPDTVEETFDFGEDFGLLDNLEGLNWWTQLDSWAFSNLSAEPSNLGL; this is encoded by the exons ATGGCGACCAGTCTCATTAGGGCAGATGCGCAGCCGTCGCTCGGAAATGCTTATCATGCTAGAGCTACGGGTCTGGGGCCGAGCGGAAGCTTTCATCCGgggcagaaaaggaaggcaTCTGAGTCATCATTAACGCCCAAGCCAAGCAATGCGAGACAGAAAATCACGAGAGCCTGTGATCACtgcaaggagaaaaagaccCGGTGTACTGGAACACTTCCGTGTATGAGATGTACGAGACTCTCGCTTCCTTGCGAATACAATGCCGCGTACTCTAGAGGCCTTCCTCCAGAGCCTCTACCAGCGCCCCCATCGGTAGCAGCTGACTACGCAAACCAAGATCATGTTCTCTCGCCAACATATACTAATcggagcttttcttctcagcgGTCGAGGAGGAGCTATTCCCGGGGTGCTGCTGGTTCGCGGCAGCAACCCAAGAATGGTGCTGAGGTCTCAGGTCGTAACTCACCCGACCCCGTGGTCACTGATTTCGAGGGCAATTACCTTGGACCGGCGTCGGGGGTCTCCTTCCTAAACCGTGTTTGGCGTCGCCTGCACCAGGACGAGATAGAGGCGGTTCCAGGTGACTTGCAGAAGGAGTCGTCTTCGAAAAGTACGTCGGTATTCATGTTTGGCGATAGACCCTACTCAGACGACCGGGAAGCTGGCTTTACCCTTCCCTCTATTGAGCGGGCCCGAGAGCTGGTTGAGATATATTTCGACTTCTCGATGGTCACATACCGTTTTTTACATAGAGGAACTGTGGAGGGTTGGCTGAAGCAAGTGTATGAAAgcaatatttcttctctgaATCCACCCACTGGCCCAATGGTAGCTCGAACAGCTATTCTCCTCATAATCTTCGCTGTAAGTTCGCTGCATGAAGAACTGAAACCAGAAAATGATATCGACGTTTGGAACGGAAG CGAGCGATGGTACGCTGCTTCAAAATATCTGCTGTCCCTAGAGTCAGGACCTCCCCGGCTAGAATCGGTTCAAGCGAGGTTAGGTCAATGCCTCTACCTGCTTTCATCATCCCGAGCCAACGAATGTTGGTACGCTTTTGGGACTGCGCTGCAACTTGTGACGGCCTTGGGGCTGCACCGAAGATACCCTGCGAAGTCGTCGAAGAATGGCAATACGTACTTGGATCGTGAAATCCGTAAACGGATCTTCTGGAGTACTTACACTCTGGATAAATACCTCAGTGTCATGTTCGGGAGGCCGAGGCTAATCCACGAAGAAGATCATGACCAGGAACTTCCGGACGAGGTCAATGACGAAGATATGTCGCAGGACGATGCACGCCGAAGGACAGGGTCTCCTGACTGTATGATGATCGCATCCGTCCTCCACTACCG ACTAGGCCGCATACTCGGTGAAGTTTCCCGACAACTATACACGATCAATCCTCGATCACGAGAGCCACCTCTCGAAGTAGCTGTACGGCTCACTTCGGAGTTagaggaatggaaaaggGCCGCACCACCTTTATTCAACAGTGTTCGTGCCACAAGTCTCATCCCACCTCTTTGTAGGCAAAGCCAAGTTTTACAACTCGCATACTCGCATTCGATTATCCACGCCACCAGGTTATTTCTCCTGAATGATTTCACGGACCTCAGTCGCAGGCCGCCGGTCTCACATTCCACGGTAACAAACCATGTGCACAAATGTATAGGGGCTGCCGAAGACGTCATGAGGATAGTGGATACCCTTGGGAAGCAAGGCGTCCTGATCCGGTCCTTCTGGTTCACTCACTACGTGTGCTTCTGCGCCATCACGgtggtgtatatatataccatccAACAATGTCAGCTATCCTCGTATCCCGATGCCTCGCGGAGTATGGAGGATAAAACATACTTGTGTTCATTATTCAACCTCGCCGAGGCTTGTCAGCAACATCTTGCGGAGGCTACCCGCAAGAACTGCCCAAGCCGTCGCTATAGCATCATTCTGGGGGAACTTAGATTGGAGGCACGTAGACAGACCGGTTCATATCTACGTTCGGATGCTCCTGCAAATACTTCACAGCCGCTTGCCACTACAGTTATCCAAGGTCAAGCCTCTATGGTCCAAAAAACTGCAAACCAAGCAGATATCCCACAACCGCTCCCGTCGGCTTCTCGCTCTGCAAATAACCCAGAAACCTTTGCACCTCCGGACACAGTGGAAGAAACATTTGATTTTGGCGAGGACTTTGGACTTCTGGATAATTTGGAAGGGCTGAATTGGTGGACTCAGTTAGACTCCTGG GCATTCTCCAACCTTTCAGCAGAGCCCTCGAACCTGGGTCTGTGA
- a CDS encoding putative C6 transcription factor produces the protein MAQQGSTRPFRPIAPRTLPGPLPPPPAPPGGGVEEVKIRRASAACTECKRRRTKCSADTTGPPCTECALHRRDCVIDEFADKRRKVAARRAQEELRYYRGFVEQLLKAIRHGEGTDVEAIVAVIRSGASHDEIRAVVRGFLKRDAKGEDDMPDGLGQGTETDDTSKDLTPESWS, from the exons ATGGCCCAACAAGGGTCAACCAGACCATTTCGCCCCATTGCACCGCGAACGCTTCCAGGTCCtctgccgccgccgcctgCTCCTCCGGGAGGTGGAGTTGAAGAGGTCAAGATAAGGAGAGCATCCGCAGCTTGCACAGAATGCAAAAGACGTCGAACAAAG TGCAGCGCTGATACCACCGGCCCTCCCTGCACGGAATGTGCGCTCCATAGACGTGACTGTGTTATCGATGAGTTTGCGGACAAGCGGCGTAAGGTCGCGGCCAGACGTGCTCAGGAAGAATTACGATATTATCGCGGGTTTGTGGAGCAGCTGCTGAAGGCGATTCGGCACGGCGAGGGGACGGATGTGGAAGCGATTGTTGCCGTTATTCGGTCGGGTGCATCTCACGACGAAATTCGTGCTGTTGTCCGAGGGTTTCTGAAGCGGGACGCGAAAGGGGAGGACGATATGCCAGACGGCCTGGGGCAGGGAACAGAGACCGACGATACATCGAAAGACTTGACCCCGGAAAGCTGGTCTTAA
- a CDS encoding putative NRPS-like enzyme, with product MLGANEDTFYNPLESPVTNVSKMITATAPHSTPLPKPILKNASFNHDPDRVPLTVDELVRSRASLGSEQPVICYPRTGIEYVDYPLRQLDIFSFRVAGAIAAKVPSRASSRDTPTVVSLLGTSDLSYLVMLLAVAKLGHTGLLLSTRISIEAYVSLLERTNSRHVFIHESFKATAEELKQRLPDLQVEVIPTQEFFNYPIPEGNVDTNMVPWLDPVAESKHLAWIIHSSGSTGLPKPIYQTQAAAVRNYSGHMNMSGFITLPLYHNHGISVLFRTIYSSKRLYLYNAELPLTRQHLLDIMQAHPLEIFYGVPYALKLLAETEEGIAALAQFKAVMFGGSACPDSLGNLLVENNVNLISHYGSTETGQLMTSFRPREDKEWDYLRPSEAVKKYLRFEERYPGIFELICLDGWPSKVISNRPDGSYATKDLFVKHPTLEAYKYYARLDDTIVLVNGEKVNPLDMEGRVRQLNTISEAIVFGAGKASIGLAVVRAPGTASMPDQELIESIWPAVEAAHEAMPAYGQLSKSMVRVLPEDTPYPRTDKGTIIRQRFYKEFSNLIEEAYEAEDAMSGSLVLSETELKAFLKDQLRDILAHRKEDELTEDADFFALGMDSLQATQLRSILMKTLNTNGQKLGLNVAFEHPTIGSLALHLDSLHSGATTDVQSVEDQMAELISKYSDFQKHVPMSNGLDGRYIVITGATGSLGAHVVRKLSVRPEVQKIYCLVRAGSPIEGYSRVLQSMRSRRVFDGLTDVAKQKIVALPSDLSQATLGLDATTYSTLTSEITDVIHCAWSVNFNMHLSSFEKDSIGGLKNLLDLCLKAQRPAPASFNFCSSISSVVGTVEDDISEALPKKLSYAQNMGYAQSKLVSEHICMNAAQQAGICARVLRIGQVIGDQDHGVWNSTEAIPLMLQAATTIGALPKLNESPLWLPVDTVAGTVTDISLSSTAISKPDAELVFNIVSHHPFHWTKDLLPYVREAGLEFEELEQRDWIHRLRTSNPDPVANPPIKLVDFFASKYDTDKPRRSFNWHTERAREVSNTLADARPLDRELVGKMIEYFRKECWSLKN from the exons ATGCTTGGTGCGAACGAGGATACCTTCTACAACCCGCTGGAGTCTCCAGTGACGAATGTATCAAAGATGATTACTGCAACTGCCCCCCATAGCACACCGTTGCCTAAGCCGATATTGAAAAATGCGAGTTTCAACCATGATCCGGATCGGGTACCACTCACAGTCGACGAGCTCGTCCGAAGCCGTGCATCTCTTGGTTCAGAACAACCCGTGATATGTTATCCAAGGACCGGCATTGAATATGTGGACTACCCTTTGCGCCAACtagacatcttctcctttcgGGTCGCTGGAGCCATAGCTGCTAAGGTCCCGTCTCGGGCTTCCTCGAGAGACACCCCAACAGTTGTTTCACTATTGGGAACCTCCGACCTCAGCTACCTTGTTATGCTCCTCGCAGTGGCGAAGCTGGGACACACCGGACTGCTTCTCTCAACCCGGATCTCTATCGAAGCTTACGTGTCATTGTTGGAAAGAACAAACTCGCGCCATGTTTTCATCCATGAATCTTTTAAAGCCACAGCCGAGGAGCTCAAGCAGCGGCTCCCGGATCTGCAAGTTGAGGTGATCCCAACACAGGAATTCTTCAATTACCCGATTCCAGAGGGGAACGTCGATACGAACATGGTTCCCTGGCTAGATCCTGTGGCCGAATCCAAACACCTGGCGTGGATCATTCACTCCAGTGGCTCAACTGGTCTCCCAAAACCGATCTACCAGACTCAAGCAGCGGCCGTCAGGAACTATTCCGGTCATATGAATATGTCTGGATTCATAACTTTACCACTCTACCATAATCATGGAATCAGTGTACTGTTCCGGACAATCTACTCATCAAAGAGGCTCTATCTCTACAACGCTGAACTTCCGCTCACCCGGCAGCACCTGCTGGATATTATGCAAGCGCATCCTCTCGAGATCTTCTATGGAGTACCGTACGCCTTGAAATTGCTCGCCGAGACAGAGGAGGGTATTGCTGCTCTTGCACAGTTCAAGGCGGTTATGTTCGGAGGATCTGCGTGCCCGGACTCGTTGGGAAACCTTCTTGTTGAGAACAACGTTAACCTTATAAGTCACTACGGATC AACGGAAACTGGTCAGCTGATGACCTCCTTCAGGCCGCGGGAGGATAAAGAATGGGACTACCTAAGGCCTTCCGAGGCAGTAAAGAAATATCTGCGATTTGAGGAGCGCTACCCGGGGATATTTGAACTGATTTGCCTCGACGGTTGGCCTTCGAAGGTCATTTCCAATCGACCAGATGGGTCCTATGCCACCAAGGATCTGTTCGTGAAGCATCCGACCCTGGAAGCGTATAAGTATTACGCCCGGCTAGATGACACGATTGTCCTCGTCAACGGAGAAAAGGTTAACCCCCTTGATATGGAAGGAAGGGTCAGACAGCTCAATACAATCTCCGAGGCTATTGTTTTCGGAGCAGGCAAGGCTAGCATCGGGCTGGCGGTTGTTCGTGCGCCTGGGACTGCCTCCATGCCTGATCAGGAACTTATTGAGAGTATCTGGCCCGCCGTCGAGGCGGCACATGAAGCAATGCCAGCGTACGGACAGCTCTCGAAAAGCATGGTCCGCGTGTTACCGGAAGATACACCTTACCCGCGCACGGACAAGGGAACCATTATCCGACAAAGATTCTACAAAGAATTCAGCAATCTGATCGAAGAAGCATATGAGGCGGAGGATGCCATGAGTGGATCGCTTGTCCTATCCGAAACCGAGCTCAAGGCCTTCCTCAAGGATCAGTTACGTGACATTCTTGCGCACAGAAAGGAAGATGAACTGACGGAAGATGCCGACTTCTTTGCCCTTGGAATGGACTCCCTCCAGGCTACCCAGCTTCGATCTATCCTCATGAAAACGCTCAATACTAACGGCCAAAAGCTTGGCCTGAATGTGGCGTTTGAGCATCCTACAATCGGGTCTTTGGCTCTCCACCTTGATTCCCTTCACTCAGGAGCTACAACTGATGTTCAGTCTGTCGAAGATCAAATGGCCGAATTGATATCGAAGTATAGCGACTTCCAGAAACACGTTCCAATGTCGAATGGCTTAGACGGGAGATATATT GTTATCACAGGTGCTACAGGTTCATTAGGAGCTCACGTAGTCAGGAAGCTTTCTGTCCGTCCAGAGGTGCAGAAGATCTACTGTCTTGTCCGCGCCGGCTCACCAATCGAAGGCTACAGTCGGGTACTCCAATCCATGCGCAGTCGCCGCGTGTTTGATGGCCTTACGGACGTTGCCAAACAGAAAATCGTTGCTCTTCCATCCGACCTATCTCAGGCGACTTTGGGACTAGATGCTACAACCTACAGTACCTTGACCTCGGAGATCACTGATGTCATTCATTGCGCCTGGTCTGTAAACTTCAACATGCACCTCAGCAGCTTCGAGAAGGACAGCATCGGAGGTCTCAAGAATCTCCTAGACCTATGTCTCAAGGCCCAACGACCAGCACCAGCCTCATTTAACTTCTGTTCTTCAATCAGCTCAGTGGTGGGTACGGTCGAGGACGACATTTCCGAAGCACTCCCTAAGAAACTCTCATATGCCCAAAACATGGGCTACGCCCAATCAAAGCTCGTAAGCGAACACATATGCATGAACGCCGCACAACAAGCGGGCATCTGTGCGAGAGTACTCCGAATCGGCCAGGTGATTGGTGACCAAGACCACGGTGTCTGGAACTCAACAGAGGCCATCCCACTCATGCTACAAGCCGCAACAACTATCGGGGCACTCCCGAAACTCAACGAGTCACCTCTGTGGCTCCCAGTGGACACAGTTGCGGGCACTGTCACTGACATTTCCCTATCCAGCACGGCGATCTCCAAGCCCGACGCAGAGCTTGTCTTCAACATCGTCAGCCATCACCCGTTCCACTGGACAAAGGACCTCCTCCCCTATGTTCGCGAGGCAGGTCTGGAGTTCGAGGAGCTAGAGCAACGAGACTGGATCCACCGCTTGAGAACATCGAACCCGGACCCCGTCGCCAACCCGCCTATCAAGCTTGTTGATTTCTTCGCAAGCAAGTATGACACCGATAAGCCACGACGGTCGTTCAACTGGCATACTGAACGGGCAAGGGAAGTGTCAAATACTTTGGCAGATGCAAGGCCTCTGGATCGGGAGCTTGTGGGAAAAATGATAGAGTATTTCCGGAAGGAATGCTGGTCTCTGAAGAattga